In Cololabis saira isolate AMF1-May2022 chromosome 10, fColSai1.1, whole genome shotgun sequence, a single window of DNA contains:
- the LOC133452190 gene encoding C-C motif chemokine 25-like, with the protein MTADCCLKYVKELDKRTQRHAVTYKHQKPDGGCNIPAVIFIMRRGRLFCTNPNEKWVKELMQKIDKKGYKHLKHNPRHPMKN; encoded by the exons ATGACTGCTGACTGCTGTCTAAAGTATGTGAAAGAGTTAGATAAAAGGACTCAAAGACATGCAGTGACTTACAAGCATCAGAAGCCAGATGGAGGCTGCAACATCCCTGCTGTAAT CTTCATCATGAGGAGGGGGCGGCTGTTTTGCACAAACCCTAACGAGAAGTGGGTCAAAGAACTGATGCAGAAGATAGACAAAAAGGGATACAAACACCTGAAG CACAATCCACGACATCCAATGAAAAACTGA